A window of Rhizobium acidisoli contains these coding sequences:
- a CDS encoding GNAT family N-acetyltransferase, whose amino-acid sequence MQQEFGVFPHEAKGEIFVAELAGEIAGWGAWEGERNYVSDLWVHPDFQGRGVGRALLLHLCELMATERLATVRVDTHARNERAIRLYERCGFSIIWRGIEFSKSMGVPLEKVHMEKKLG is encoded by the coding sequence GTGCAGCAAGAGTTCGGCGTCTTTCCCCATGAGGCGAAGGGCGAGATCTTCGTTGCTGAACTGGCGGGCGAGATTGCCGGTTGGGGTGCCTGGGAAGGCGAACGGAACTATGTGTCCGATCTCTGGGTGCATCCGGATTTTCAGGGCAGGGGTGTCGGCCGGGCTCTGCTGTTGCATTTGTGCGAGCTGATGGCGACCGAAAGGCTGGCGACCGTCCGGGTCGACACGCATGCCAGGAATGAGCGCGCCATCCGTCTTTACGAACGCTGCGGTTTCAGCATCATTTGGCGCGGCATCGAATTTTCCAAGAGCATGGGTGTGCCGCTCGAAAAGGTGCACATGGAGAAGAAGCTGGGCTGA
- a CDS encoding TetR/AcrR family transcriptional regulator yields the protein MLDEAVKLENLPEVGGEPERRVRDRGATERAILAAAKGLLAEEGFQNFGINAVARRAGCDKQLIYRYYGGLDGLVEAIGADLGTWVRDRIPEDAGGMFLLTYGDLMERLSLLLLEALRNDPLMRRILAWEISENTEQVRRLSEARSKALALWLERMRGSLAPPKGVDAAAVNAVIIAAIQHLVLAAASGGQCAGLSLKTPKDWEKAATALKRIVRGVYG from the coding sequence GTGCTTGATGAAGCGGTAAAACTTGAAAATTTGCCTGAGGTCGGCGGCGAGCCGGAACGGCGTGTGCGGGATCGCGGCGCCACGGAGCGCGCCATCCTTGCCGCTGCCAAGGGGTTGCTGGCCGAGGAAGGCTTCCAGAATTTCGGCATCAATGCCGTCGCCCGCCGTGCCGGTTGCGACAAGCAGCTGATCTATCGTTATTATGGCGGTCTTGACGGATTGGTCGAGGCGATCGGCGCCGATCTCGGCACATGGGTCAGGGATCGCATTCCGGAAGACGCCGGCGGCATGTTCCTGCTCACCTATGGCGACCTGATGGAGCGGCTGTCGCTTCTCCTCCTCGAAGCCTTGAGGAACGATCCGCTGATGCGACGCATCCTCGCCTGGGAGATATCTGAGAACACCGAGCAGGTGAGGCGGCTTTCCGAAGCGCGTTCGAAGGCGCTCGCTCTCTGGCTGGAGCGCATGCGCGGCTCGCTGGCGCCGCCGAAGGGCGTCGATGCCGCAGCCGTCAATGCCGTCATCATCGCCGCGATCCAGCATCTCGTGCTTGCCGCTGCAAGCGGCGGGCAGTGCGCCGGTCTGTCGCTGAAGACGCCGAAGGACTGGGAGAAGGCGGCGACGGCGCTGAAGCGCATCGTGCGCGGCGTCTACGGCTGA
- a CDS encoding DUF6105 family protein has protein sequence MKWFLIFWAGPIVFLGGWYWLSYYDMNFGIFMLSRQVHDLTFQLYGEVLGIPPETIPPLVARAIAVDSLVVFAILGFRKRRSIVAWWRARQLNSSPSDLASKESLSSAP, from the coding sequence ATGAAGTGGTTTCTGATCTTCTGGGCCGGCCCCATCGTCTTTCTGGGCGGATGGTACTGGCTCTCCTATTACGACATGAATTTCGGCATCTTCATGCTGTCGCGGCAGGTGCATGACCTGACGTTCCAGCTGTATGGCGAGGTCCTCGGCATTCCGCCGGAAACCATTCCGCCGCTCGTTGCCCGTGCGATCGCGGTCGACAGTCTCGTCGTCTTCGCCATCCTCGGCTTCCGGAAACGCAGGTCGATCGTCGCCTGGTGGAGGGCGCGTCAGCTGAATTCGTCTCCATCGGATCTCGCCAGCAAGGAAAGCCTGTCGAGCGCGCCTTGA
- a CDS encoding VOC family protein, producing the protein MAKLKEIVVDCDVPSLVARFWAAALDGYEVMPYDDAELARLAAIGLTPETDPTVMVDGPGPRFCFHLRQGERPLRNRVHLDIAVPDREKEVQRLLSLGATFVRETDSYSVLNDPEGNNFCVTSE; encoded by the coding sequence ATGGCAAAGCTGAAAGAAATCGTGGTTGATTGCGACGTCCCCTCACTGGTTGCTCGTTTCTGGGCGGCTGCGCTCGATGGCTATGAAGTGATGCCCTATGATGATGCGGAGTTGGCCCGCCTCGCCGCGATAGGACTGACGCCTGAAACGGACCCGACCGTAATGGTCGATGGTCCGGGCCCGCGCTTTTGCTTCCATCTTCGTCAGGGAGAACGTCCCCTCCGCAACCGCGTTCATCTCGATATTGCCGTTCCAGATCGAGAAAAAGAAGTGCAGCGGCTCTTATCCCTCGGTGCGACATTCGTCCGCGAGACGGATAGCTACAGCGTATTGAATGATCCCGAAGGCAATAATTTTTGCGTGACGTCCGAATAG
- the ruvX gene encoding Holliday junction resolvase RuvX yields the protein MTVLTIEEMAETLAPRQAIAGLDLGTKTIGLSMSDLGRRFATPRPVIRRVKFTIDAQALMDFATAEKVAGFVIGLPMNMDGSAGPRVQATRAFVRNMEQKTALPFVYWDERLSTVAAERTLLEMDVSRAKRAERIDSAAASFILQGALDRLSLLARSDGDEFS from the coding sequence ATGACGGTGCTGACGATCGAGGAAATGGCCGAGACGCTTGCCCCGCGGCAGGCCATTGCCGGACTCGATCTCGGCACCAAGACGATCGGGCTTTCAATGTCCGATCTCGGGCGGCGTTTCGCCACGCCCCGCCCGGTGATCCGGCGCGTCAAGTTCACCATCGATGCGCAGGCGCTCATGGATTTTGCGACAGCGGAAAAGGTCGCGGGATTCGTCATCGGCCTGCCGATGAACATGGACGGATCGGCAGGTCCGCGGGTGCAGGCGACACGCGCCTTCGTGCGCAACATGGAGCAGAAGACCGCGCTGCCCTTTGTCTACTGGGACGAGCGGTTATCGACGGTGGCGGCTGAACGGACGCTGCTCGAAATGGACGTCTCGCGCGCCAAGCGGGCCGAACGGATCGATTCGGCCGCCGCGAGCTTCATCCTTCAAGGCGCGCTCGACAGGCTTTCCTTGCTGGCGAGATCCGATGGAGACGAATTCAGCTGA
- a CDS encoding metal-dependent hydrolase → MKITWLGHSAFRIETGKATILLDPFLSHNASFSGQDIKDVSAGVTHILLTHGHGDHVGDTVALAKETGAVVLANADLAAWLGSKGLDRLEMGNTGGTIALGSFSATFTNALHSSAQITEDGVSHALGNANGLMLHFDDEASILAMGDTDIFADMALINELHQPDIGLVPIGDRFTMGGAVAALACRRYFNFKTAIPCHFGTFPIIEQTADKFVAGMEGSKTEVKALKPAASLSI, encoded by the coding sequence ATGAAGATCACCTGGCTTGGCCATTCCGCCTTCCGCATCGAGACCGGAAAAGCGACGATCCTGCTCGATCCGTTTCTCAGCCACAACGCGTCCTTCTCCGGCCAGGATATCAAGGATGTCTCCGCAGGCGTTACTCATATCCTGCTGACGCATGGGCATGGCGACCATGTCGGCGATACAGTGGCGCTTGCCAAGGAAACCGGCGCCGTTGTTCTCGCCAATGCCGATCTCGCTGCCTGGCTCGGCTCCAAGGGTCTCGACAGGCTCGAGATGGGCAATACCGGCGGCACGATCGCGCTCGGCAGTTTCTCGGCGACCTTCACCAATGCGCTGCACTCGTCCGCCCAGATCACCGAAGACGGCGTCTCGCATGCGCTCGGCAATGCCAACGGCCTGATGCTGCATTTCGACGATGAAGCCTCGATCCTCGCCATGGGCGATACCGACATCTTCGCCGACATGGCGCTGATCAATGAATTGCACCAGCCCGATATCGGCCTCGTGCCGATCGGCGACCGCTTCACCATGGGCGGCGCGGTGGCGGCCCTTGCCTGCCGGCGCTACTTCAACTTCAAGACGGCGATTCCCTGTCACTTCGGCACCTTCCCGATCATCGAGCAGACGGCCGATAAATTCGTTGCCGGCATGGAGGGATCGAAGACCGAAGTGAAGGCGCTGAAGCCCGCCGCGAGCCTGTCGATCTGA
- a CDS encoding YjhX family toxin, with the protein MDISRTEQRILHLMAQGGRIEISRDDDRKIEAVSCFTRDGWLYPGVDLDLFRKLKRLRAIKSSSGQPYRITERGLKLVRSQLNNR; encoded by the coding sequence ATGGACATTTCCCGCACGGAGCAGCGCATCCTGCATCTCATGGCCCAGGGCGGCCGCATCGAAATTTCCCGCGACGACGACAGGAAGATCGAGGCGGTCAGTTGCTTCACCCGCGATGGCTGGCTCTATCCTGGCGTCGACCTCGATCTCTTCCGCAAGCTGAAGCGGCTGAGAGCCATCAAGTCCTCCAGCGGCCAGCCCTATCGGATCACCGAAAGAGGGCTGAAGCTGGTCAGGTCACAGCTGAACAACAGATAA
- the gatA gene encoding Asp-tRNA(Asn)/Glu-tRNA(Gln) amidotransferase subunit GatA, whose product MSELTSLTIAEARRKLRAKEITALELTEAYISAIDAANGHLNAYIKVTPDLARLMAKNSDERIAAGKAGDLEGIPLGIKDLFATVGVHTQACSHILDGFEPRYESTVTQNLWDDGAVMLGKLNMDEFAMGSSNETSHYGAVINPWRAAGSNQQLVPGGSSGGSAAAVAAHLCAGATATDTGGSIRQPAAFTGTVGIKPTYGRCSRWGTVAFASSLDQAGPIARDVRDAAILLKSMASVDAKDTTSVDLPVPDYEAALGQSLKGMKIGIPSEYRVDGMPEEIETLWRQGIAWLKDAGAEIVDISLPHTKYALPAYYIVAPAEASSNLARYDGVRYGLRVDGKDIVDMYEKTRAAGFGQEVKRRIMIGTYVLSAGYYDAYYIRAQKVRTLIKRDFELAFNAGVDAILTPATPSSAFGVADENLASDPVKMYLNDIFTVTVNMAGLPGIAVPAGLDQKGLPLGLQLIGKPFDEETLFKTAHVIEQAAGRFTPARWW is encoded by the coding sequence ATGAGCGAACTCACCAGCCTGACCATTGCCGAAGCCCGCCGGAAGCTGCGCGCCAAGGAAATCACCGCACTCGAACTGACCGAGGCCTATATCTCGGCGATTGATGCCGCCAATGGCCATCTGAATGCCTATATAAAGGTGACGCCGGATCTCGCCCGCCTTATGGCGAAGAATTCCGACGAGCGTATCGCTGCCGGCAAGGCCGGTGATCTCGAAGGCATTCCGCTCGGCATCAAGGATCTTTTTGCCACCGTCGGCGTGCATACCCAGGCCTGCAGCCACATTCTCGATGGTTTCGAGCCGCGTTATGAATCGACCGTCACGCAGAACCTCTGGGACGACGGCGCCGTCATGCTCGGCAAGCTCAACATGGACGAGTTCGCCATGGGCTCGTCCAACGAGACCTCGCATTATGGCGCGGTGATCAATCCCTGGCGTGCGGCAGGTTCCAACCAGCAGCTCGTTCCCGGCGGTTCCTCCGGCGGCTCGGCCGCGGCCGTTGCCGCGCATCTTTGCGCAGGCGCCACCGCAACCGATACCGGCGGCTCGATCCGCCAGCCGGCCGCCTTCACCGGCACCGTCGGCATCAAGCCGACCTATGGACGCTGCTCGCGCTGGGGCACTGTCGCCTTCGCCTCTTCCCTCGACCAGGCAGGCCCGATCGCCCGCGATGTGCGCGATGCCGCAATCCTTCTGAAGTCGATGGCGAGCGTCGACGCCAAGGACACGACCTCGGTCGATCTGCCCGTGCCGGATTATGAGGCAGCGCTTGGCCAGTCGCTGAAGGGCATGAAGATCGGCATTCCAAGCGAATATCGTGTCGACGGTATGCCTGAGGAGATCGAGACCCTCTGGCGCCAGGGCATCGCCTGGCTGAAGGATGCCGGCGCCGAAATCGTCGACATCTCGCTGCCGCACACCAAATACGCCCTTCCGGCCTATTACATCGTAGCTCCAGCCGAGGCATCCTCGAACCTGGCGCGTTACGACGGCGTGCGCTACGGCTTGCGCGTCGATGGCAAGGATATCGTCGACATGTACGAGAAGACGCGCGCCGCCGGCTTCGGCCAGGAAGTCAAGCGCCGCATCATGATCGGCACCTATGTGCTGTCGGCCGGTTATTACGATGCCTATTACATCCGCGCCCAGAAGGTGCGGACGCTGATCAAGCGCGATTTCGAACTCGCCTTCAACGCCGGCGTCGACGCCATCCTGACGCCGGCGACCCCGTCTTCCGCCTTCGGCGTCGCCGATGAGAACCTCGCTTCCGACCCGGTGAAGATGTATCTGAACGACATCTTCACGGTCACGGTCAACATGGCGGGCCTGCCTGGCATCGCCGTGCCCGCCGGCCTCGATCAGAAGGGCCTGCCCCTCGGCCTGCAGCTGATCGGCAAGCCCTTCGACGAGGAAACCCTCTTCAAGACGGCTCACGTGATCGAGCAGGCAGCCGGCCGGTTCACGCCGGCCAGGTGGTGGTAA
- a CDS encoding GNAT family N-acetyltransferase gives MIHIRNARDGEAELLSEIGLRAWQKAMASIGESDAMIDAARNAFRNFVENDWLTITVVEQNGQVAGWAAREGLDETISDFWIDPAFTRQGLGSALLERIEKEIADRGFEKAAMQTHSGNNEAIGFFRKHGYSIHWLSVAYNPKLDRDVPSVGLTKSLVSDGQGGYGQEF, from the coding sequence TTGATCCACATTCGCAATGCCCGCGACGGCGAAGCGGAGCTGTTGAGCGAGATCGGGCTGAGGGCCTGGCAAAAGGCGATGGCGTCGATCGGCGAATCGGATGCGATGATCGATGCAGCCCGCAACGCCTTTCGCAACTTCGTGGAAAACGACTGGCTTACCATCACCGTCGTCGAGCAGAACGGCCAGGTCGCAGGCTGGGCGGCGCGCGAGGGACTGGACGAAACCATCTCGGATTTCTGGATCGATCCTGCCTTCACCCGCCAGGGCCTGGGTTCGGCCCTTCTCGAGCGCATCGAGAAGGAGATCGCCGACCGAGGCTTCGAGAAGGCGGCGATGCAGACCCATTCCGGCAACAACGAAGCGATCGGCTTCTTCCGCAAGCATGGCTATAGCATCCACTGGCTCTCGGTCGCCTATAATCCAAAGCTCGACCGCGACGTGCCCTCGGTCGGGCTGACGAAATCGCTGGTTTCGGACGGTCAGGGTGGATACGGGCAGGAATTCTGA
- the gatC gene encoding Asp-tRNA(Asn)/Glu-tRNA(Gln) amidotransferase subunit GatC, with product MSVDLATVKRVAHLARIAVSEDEANRMVGELNGILGFVEQLSEVNVDGVEAMTSVTPMAMKKRTDEVTDGSKAADIVANAPITDHNFFLVPKVVE from the coding sequence ATGTCCGTCGATCTTGCCACCGTGAAGCGCGTCGCCCACCTTGCCCGTATTGCCGTCTCCGAAGACGAGGCAAATCGCATGGTCGGCGAGCTGAACGGCATCCTGGGCTTTGTCGAGCAGCTCTCCGAAGTCAATGTCGATGGCGTCGAAGCGATGACTTCAGTCACGCCGATGGCGATGAAGAAGCGGACGGATGAGGTGACCGACGGCAGCAAGGCCGCCGATATCGTCGCCAATGCGCCAATCACCGATCACAATTTCTTCCTGGTGCCGAAAGTCGTCGAATAA